In one Perca fluviatilis chromosome 7, GENO_Pfluv_1.0, whole genome shotgun sequence genomic region, the following are encoded:
- the ccne2 gene encoding G1/S-specific cyclin-E2: MFRRSGRITLQARDSNTLEPTVKAPLKKRKSEPSKKKLQPAAKKQSYEIQKCWSEDGASPCVLIETPHKELEPADPSSFKQYRFKNLFIKASPIPCLSWASSDDVWIKMLNKELKYVHDRSYLQRHPKLQPNMRAILLDWLFEVCEVYSLHRQTAYLAQDFFDRFMLTQENVNKDYLQLIGITALFVASKIEEIYPPKILDFAYVTDGACDIWDIQRTELHILKALNWNLCPETPISWLKLYAQVEAQKDGENFLVPQFSQETYIQITQLLDLCILDIHSLDYSYSVLAAAAFCHFSTFDVVHKVSGLTWEGVAPCVRWMSPFMDVLRSQPTPQLKIFSKVKPDARHNIQTHVAYLDLLRKSHDLRPDSPDCQMSPVAVGALLTPPSSTEKPANH, translated from the exons ATGTTCAGACGCAG CGGTCGCATCACTTTGCAAGCCAGAGATTCCAACACGCTCGAGCCGACCGTCAAAGCCCCACTGAAGAAAAGGAAATCggag CCCTCCAAGAAAAAGCTACAACCTGCTGCCAAGAAACAAAGCTATGAAATACAG aaGTGCTGGTCGGAGGACGGAGCGAGTCCATGCGTCCTCATCGAGACGCCCCACAAAGAGCTGGAGCCTGCAGATCCGTCCAGCTTCAAGCAGTACAGATTCAAGAACCTGTTCATCAAGGCCTCCCCCATTCCCTGCCTCAg CTGGGCCAGCTCGGACGACGTGTGGATCAAAATGCTCAACAAGGAGCTGAAGTACGTTCACGACAGGAGCTACCTGCAGCGGCATCCCAAACTGCAGCCCAACATGAGGGCCATCCTGCTCGACTGGCTGTTCGAG GTGTGCGAGGTGTACTCCCTCCACCGGCAGACGGCCTACCTCGCCCAGGACTTCTTCGACCGCTTCATGCTGACTCAGGAGAACGTCAACAAAGACTACCTGCAGCTCATCGGCATCACGGCGCTCTTCGTCGCCTCCAAGATAGAG GAAATCTACCCTCCTAAAATCTTAGACTTCGCCTATGTCACAGACGGAGCCTGCGATATTTGGGACATCCAGCGCACGGAGCTTCACATACTGAAG GCGTTGAACTGGAATCTCTGTCCGGAGACGCCCATCTCCTGGTTGAAGCTGTACGCTCAGGTGGAAGCCCAGAAAGACGGCGAGAACTTCCTGGTGCCGCAGTTCTCCCAGGAAACGTACATCCAGATCACACAG CTGTTGGACCTGTGTATCCTGGATATCCACTCGTTGGACTACAGCTACAGTGTTCTCGCCGCAGCGGCCTTCTGCCACTTCTCCACGTTCGACGTCGTTCATAAAGTCTCGG GTCTGACGTGGGAGGGCGTGGCTCCTTGTGTCCGGTGGATGAGTCCCTTTATGGACGTCCTGCGATCTCAACCCACACCTCAACTCAAGATCTTCTCCAAAGTCAAACCTGACGCCCGGCACAACATCCAGACACACGTGGCTTACCTGGACCTGctg AGAAAATCTCATGACCTTCGACCTGACAGCCCTGACTGTCAGATGTCTCCCGTCGCCGTGGGAGCGCTCCTGACTCCGCCCAGCAGCACAGAGAAACCAGCCAATCACTGA